Part of the Catalinimonas alkaloidigena genome is shown below.
TCTGTAAGACTAATACGTTCTTGAGAAGGAAACTTGTCCGAAGGATCTGTTTTACCCATAGAAGAACTTACAAAACTTTGGGCGGACAAACATGAAAAATAAAAGAAGCATAAGCAGAATAAAATACTTCCTTTCTTACGATAGTAAAAAAGCTGATTCATAACTTTAAGTTGTTGTGTATATAAATAGTAAAATATTATCTTTCAATAATGTGAATCACACCATCATTCTGAACTACTTTTACATAATAAGCTCCTTCTATCGCTGTTAATAGCAGATTCAAGTTTTCTTCTGGAAATGTAGCAGAAAAAGTAATATCCTTAAGTTTATCAGGAATGATCACTTTTTTTGCGTAACGGTCTTCAATCCATTGGGCAATATCAGAAAGTGGCGTTTTATCAAAATATATTTTCTGTTGTATCCAGGAGGTATATAAGTCTATATTCACTTTCTTCTTTTTGACAATAGGTAT
Proteins encoded:
- a CDS encoding DUF4974 domain-containing protein codes for the protein MLTQGKIKLTSPNVQETYLKPGEFAEVNASIPIVKKKKVNIDLYTSWIQQKIYFDKTPLSDIAQWIEDRYAKKVIIPDKLKDITFSATFPEENLNLLLTAIEGAYYVKVVQNDGVIHIIER